A section of the Candidatus Moraniibacteriota bacterium genome encodes:
- the dnaJ gene encoding molecular chaperone DnaJ translates to MAKDYYSILGVPKSASQDDIKKAYRKLAHAHHPDKQGGDEAKFKGINEAYSILSDPEKRRQYDQFGQTFSGAGQSGQPGQGFGGFDFSNFGNQGFNFGGANMEDLFSDLFTGGGQRSRTRRGSDIQVDVTISFEEMVQGATRTVRLRKYTSCDQCHGTGGATGAKESPCPDCHGKGSIMKTVNTILGAFAQSMPCGRCHAKGHIFSELCSVCHGEGRVQQEVSRDITIPAGIEDGQALSVAGEGAAGEYGAPAGDLYVVVHVAPHPTLSRRGDDIVSEQRLRFDQFALGDKVPVATIEGEVTMKIPAGTQPGEVFRIRSKGIPKLGRFGRGDHLVKTVIEVPRHLSKEARQRIEALRDAKHR, encoded by the coding sequence ATGGCCAAAGACTACTACTCAATTTTGGGCGTCCCGAAAAGCGCCAGTCAAGACGACATAAAAAAAGCCTACCGCAAGCTCGCACATGCGCATCATCCGGACAAACAGGGTGGTGATGAGGCGAAGTTCAAGGGGATCAATGAGGCGTACAGCATCCTCAGTGATCCTGAAAAGCGGCGGCAGTATGACCAGTTCGGTCAAACATTTTCGGGTGCCGGCCAATCCGGCCAGCCGGGGCAGGGCTTCGGCGGTTTTGACTTCTCAAATTTCGGCAATCAGGGTTTCAATTTCGGTGGGGCGAATATGGAGGATCTTTTCTCGGACCTCTTCACTGGAGGCGGCCAGCGCTCACGGACTCGGCGCGGTTCAGATATCCAAGTCGATGTCACGATTAGTTTCGAAGAGATGGTCCAGGGCGCCACGCGTACCGTTCGACTCCGGAAATACACGAGCTGCGACCAGTGTCATGGTACAGGCGGCGCGACCGGAGCAAAGGAAAGTCCTTGTCCGGATTGTCATGGCAAGGGATCGATCATGAAGACCGTCAATACGATACTCGGTGCCTTTGCGCAATCGATGCCTTGTGGCCGCTGCCACGCGAAAGGACATATCTTCAGCGAGCTCTGTAGCGTCTGCCACGGAGAGGGTCGGGTACAGCAGGAAGTTTCACGCGATATCACGATCCCGGCAGGGATCGAAGACGGCCAGGCATTGTCGGTCGCAGGGGAGGGGGCAGCCGGTGAATACGGGGCGCCTGCGGGGGATTTGTACGTCGTCGTCCATGTCGCACCGCACCCGACGCTCAGTCGTCGGGGCGACGATATCGTCTCGGAGCAGCGTCTCCGTTTCGATCAATTTGCTTTGGGTGACAAAGTGCCCGTGGCAACAATCGAAGGCGAAGTGACGATGAAGATACCGGCGGGAACACAGCCCGGTGAAGTCTTTCGGATCCGGAGTAAAGGTATCCCCAAACTCGGCCGTTTCGGTCGGGGTGATCATCTCGTCAAGACGGTCATCGAAGTCCCGCGCCACCTCTCGAAAGAGGCGAGACAACGCATCGAAGCACTCCGTGATGCAAAACATCGCTAG
- the trxA gene encoding thioredoxin has product MALEFTKDNFETEVVKSEQPVLVDFWAPWCGPCQIMGPVLDTLAGEMTTVKIGKLNVDEHPDIAQAYGVMSIPTMKVFKDGQVVREFVGVQDKAALQAALAAI; this is encoded by the coding sequence ATGGCACTTGAATTTACCAAAGATAATTTTGAAACAGAGGTCGTGAAGAGCGAACAGCCCGTACTCGTGGACTTTTGGGCACCCTGGTGTGGCCCGTGTCAGATCATGGGGCCGGTCCTCGACACGCTCGCCGGTGAGATGACGACCGTCAAGATCGGCAAGCTCAACGTCGACGAGCATCCGGATATCGCTCAGGCGTACGGCGTCATGTCCATCCCGACGATGAAAGTCTTCAAGGATGGCCAAGTCGTGAGGGAGTTCGTCGGCGTCCAGGATAAAGCTGCGCTCCAAGCGGCTCTGGCAGCGATCTAG
- a CDS encoding efflux RND transporter periplasmic adaptor subunit, translating to MFTKKRIFLALITVLLVGGGYYYFKVRDTSIPVQTETVKQGDVSETVSVTGELIPEEYADLAFLSAGTIDALYVKTGDSVEAGDRIASIDRDVLYSQLKDARITARIAEQAEQLILRKRLSPAPEERMAKKLASEQARERVRTLELQMKENVLTAPMSGSISKFDARVGEVVTPGQVIARVIKPEAYVLESRVPESDIAKISLGMKAAITFDSLSPDDIFEGEVFHIDPAATVVQDVVSYKVQFRLARSDEHLKEGMTGNIDIQTAMRTNVLWVPFRALTKEGTKTFAQVKQADQTFKKVEVTTGLEGDDGTIEVKTGLREGDEVTIGATQTK from the coding sequence ATGTTTACCAAGAAACGAATTTTCCTCGCGCTCATCACTGTGCTCCTCGTCGGGGGAGGATATTATTATTTCAAAGTCCGCGATACGAGCATTCCCGTTCAGACGGAAACCGTGAAGCAGGGAGATGTTTCTGAAACGGTGAGCGTCACGGGTGAGCTCATTCCAGAGGAATATGCGGATTTGGCCTTTCTTTCCGCTGGCACGATTGACGCTCTGTATGTGAAAACCGGTGACTCGGTAGAGGCTGGGGATCGGATCGCTTCTATCGATCGCGATGTGCTGTATTCTCAGTTGAAAGATGCACGCATCACGGCCCGGATTGCCGAACAAGCAGAGCAGCTCATCTTGCGGAAACGTCTCTCACCCGCACCGGAGGAGCGGATGGCCAAAAAGTTGGCATCCGAACAAGCGCGTGAGCGGGTCCGGACGCTGGAGCTTCAGATGAAAGAGAATGTGTTGACCGCGCCGATGAGCGGGAGTATTTCGAAGTTTGATGCTCGAGTGGGAGAGGTAGTGACACCGGGGCAGGTAATTGCTCGGGTCATCAAGCCGGAAGCATACGTCCTCGAATCGCGGGTACCGGAATCCGATATCGCTAAAATTTCTTTAGGTATGAAGGCAGCGATCACATTTGATTCATTGTCTCCGGATGATATTTTCGAAGGCGAAGTGTTCCATATCGATCCGGCTGCGACGGTCGTGCAGGATGTGGTTTCCTACAAAGTTCAGTTTCGCTTGGCCCGAAGCGATGAGCATTTGAAAGAGGGGATGACGGGAAATATCGATATTCAAACGGCTATGCGGACGAATGTGCTCTGGGTGCCGTTTCGGGCGCTGACGAAGGAAGGAACGAAGACTTTTGCACAGGTGAAACAGGCGGATCAAACGTTTAAGAAAGTGGAAGTAACCACGGGACTTGAGGGTGATGACGGTACGATCGAGGTGAAGACCGGATTGAGGGAAGGGGACGAGGTGACCATCGGTGCCACCCAGACAAAGTAG
- a CDS encoding YjbQ family protein yields the protein MKIHKERIDLKSTTQIEFLDITDQVQEIVDRSGIREGQVLIYVPHTTMGVAINHNEPMLLQDFMRILYKVVPVDDQYSHDLFELRRETKSDGRSNGHSHCKAILLGNSETVPVEKGLLLLTERQNIFAVEFDGARERDVVIQVIGY from the coding sequence ATGAAAATCCATAAGGAGCGGATCGACTTGAAAAGCACGACGCAGATCGAGTTCCTCGATATCACGGACCAGGTCCAAGAGATCGTGGACCGTTCGGGTATCCGTGAGGGCCAGGTGCTCATCTATGTGCCGCATACGACTATGGGTGTCGCGATCAACCACAACGAGCCGATGCTCTTGCAGGACTTCATGCGCATCCTCTACAAAGTCGTCCCAGTGGATGACCAGTATTCACATGATCTCTTTGAACTGCGCCGCGAGACGAAGTCGGATGGCCGGTCCAATGGGCATTCCCACTGTAAGGCGATTCTCCTCGGCAATAGCGAGACGGTGCCGGTGGAGAAGGGACTGCTACTTCTCACCGAGCGGCAGAACATCTTCGCAGTCGAGTTTGACGGAGCGCGGGAACGCGATGTCGTGATTCAGGTCATTGGCTACTAA
- the recJ gene encoding single-stranded-DNA-specific exonuclease RecJ: MKRAWKEKPGFIRFTAPEGPSSIAHHLLRQRGVTETDLKRFISPDYDRDLHDPFLFRDMDKVVSRLDEARTRGERVGVLGDFDADGVTSSVIIREVLGALGIESVIHIPHKQNEGHGLSRIAVARFHTAGVRLILTLDCGMMNHEEIAEALTLGMETIVVDHHHVPAVLPPAYAIINPKLPADTYPFRELCGAGTSFKVATALYRRLLPERVDELKWLLDITAIGTVADVMPLIGENRVLVKYGLIVLQKTRRPGLREMYAVGRIPIDDQHAPDARMIAFQIAPRINAASRMAHAETAHELLFTADQVQARILALELESYNVARQKVSQTAAESVRDIADRQFRDEKFVVAIGPQFPIGVVGLVAGKVAHEIGKPTGVFQQGEVTSTGSFRSIPGFSVIEALEACADLFEKFGGHEQAAGLTIRNDRFDAFLERFGAIVRERLQGVETVPELLIDAELHPGDLSLGLVREIRDLSPFGEGNPEPVFQLSGLEIEQARTVGKDGKHWKLTLSHPALTHSFDAVGWSMVSAFPDLGPGNQLSIVCQIEENAWNGRSTLQLKLLDIKPR, from the coding sequence ATGAAACGGGCGTGGAAGGAAAAACCAGGTTTCATCCGCTTCACGGCCCCCGAGGGGCCGTCTTCTATCGCTCATCACTTGCTCCGCCAGCGCGGTGTCACGGAAACGGACTTGAAGCGATTCATTTCTCCGGACTATGACCGGGATCTCCACGATCCGTTCCTCTTTCGCGATATGGACAAAGTCGTCTCGCGATTGGATGAGGCTCGGACACGAGGTGAACGGGTTGGGGTGCTTGGTGACTTCGATGCGGATGGTGTGACTTCGTCGGTCATCATCCGGGAAGTACTCGGAGCGCTCGGTATCGAATCCGTCATCCATATCCCACACAAGCAGAACGAAGGGCATGGCCTGAGTCGTATCGCCGTCGCTCGTTTTCATACGGCTGGCGTCCGGCTCATCCTCACGCTCGATTGCGGGATGATGAACCACGAGGAGATTGCCGAAGCTCTGACGCTGGGGATGGAGACGATCGTCGTCGATCATCATCATGTGCCAGCGGTGCTCCCGCCGGCCTATGCGATCATCAACCCGAAGTTGCCTGCGGACACCTATCCGTTTCGTGAGCTGTGCGGTGCCGGGACATCTTTCAAGGTAGCAACTGCGCTGTATCGCCGTCTGTTGCCTGAGCGAGTCGATGAGTTGAAGTGGCTGCTCGATATCACGGCTATCGGGACGGTCGCCGATGTCATGCCACTCATCGGGGAGAATCGGGTGCTCGTGAAGTATGGGCTGATCGTGCTCCAGAAGACCCGACGCCCAGGCCTGCGGGAGATGTATGCGGTCGGACGCATCCCCATCGATGACCAGCACGCACCGGATGCGCGGATGATCGCGTTTCAGATCGCCCCGCGGATCAATGCAGCTTCCCGGATGGCACATGCCGAGACGGCCCATGAACTGCTCTTCACAGCGGATCAGGTGCAGGCCCGGATCCTCGCGCTCGAACTGGAGAGCTACAATGTGGCGCGTCAGAAAGTGAGCCAGACAGCGGCCGAAAGTGTCCGAGACATCGCAGACCGTCAATTTCGCGATGAGAAGTTTGTCGTGGCGATCGGCCCGCAGTTTCCGATCGGAGTCGTGGGTTTGGTCGCTGGCAAAGTCGCCCATGAGATCGGCAAGCCGACAGGTGTCTTCCAGCAAGGAGAAGTGACGAGTACGGGCTCATTCCGTAGCATCCCAGGCTTCAGCGTCATCGAAGCACTTGAAGCGTGTGCGGACCTCTTTGAAAAATTCGGCGGGCATGAACAGGCGGCGGGCCTCACTATCCGGAATGATCGGTTCGATGCGTTCCTCGAGCGGTTCGGTGCGATTGTCCGGGAGCGGCTGCAGGGAGTTGAAACCGTACCAGAGCTCCTGATCGATGCGGAACTACATCCAGGTGATCTTTCTCTCGGGCTCGTGAGGGAGATTCGGGATCTGTCACCGTTTGGTGAGGGGAATCCGGAGCCAGTCTTCCAACTCTCGGGGCTCGAGATCGAGCAGGCGCGGACGGTCGGCAAGGACGGCAAACACTGGAAGCTCACGCTCAGTCATCCAGCGCTCACACACTCGTTTGATGCGGTCGGGTGGTCCATGGTGTCGGCCTTTCCGGACCTGGGCCCGGGCAATCAACTCTCTATCGTCTGTCAGATCGAAGAGAATGCTTGGAACGGACGATCGACATTGCAGCTGAAATTACTCGATATCAAACCGCGGTAG
- a CDS encoding OmpH family outer membrane protein, with protein sequence MQFRVISSGNTVSLYPLPLDPRVPPLVLGGSQGLIAPLFPEFSGQLFAVTDYEEVSSRLGSGDGGPEKRHVVEYERPPQLKLLLFGRLASDWTGVPIVDQVFVWLDGQQSEPFTWIPLDQLFHKVVEKLGALSSTTLSIGTPCALEVLEATVRNGGLDDSHVGVIEAVLRLGVQQTKLSQYVPRILALIPEIVATSARHREQLDETMRKMAAELDAAKQKYDEDFAALMCQRTRSEALQFHYEQWQKAQLAAEADAH encoded by the coding sequence ATGCAATTCCGCGTCATTAGCAGTGGCAACACAGTCTCCCTCTATCCGCTTCCGCTGGACCCAAGGGTTCCGCCTCTTGTTCTTGGCGGTAGTCAAGGGCTGATAGCGCCGTTGTTTCCCGAATTTTCCGGGCAGCTGTTTGCAGTCACAGACTATGAGGAAGTCTCGTCTCGGCTGGGAAGCGGTGACGGCGGTCCAGAAAAGCGCCATGTCGTTGAATATGAGCGGCCGCCGCAACTCAAGCTGCTTCTGTTCGGTCGACTCGCGTCTGATTGGACCGGTGTACCGATCGTCGACCAAGTCTTCGTGTGGTTGGATGGCCAGCAGAGTGAACCGTTCACGTGGATACCGCTGGATCAGCTGTTCCACAAGGTGGTCGAAAAATTGGGGGCGTTATCGTCAACGACGCTTAGTATTGGGACACCCTGTGCTTTAGAGGTGCTCGAGGCGACCGTTCGAAACGGAGGGCTCGATGATAGTCATGTAGGGGTTATCGAAGCAGTACTGAGACTCGGCGTGCAGCAAACCAAACTCTCGCAGTATGTGCCTCGTATCTTGGCACTCATCCCAGAAATCGTCGCGACGAGCGCTCGTCACCGTGAACAATTGGACGAGACAATGCGGAAGATGGCCGCGGAATTGGACGCAGCAAAACAAAAATATGACGAAGATTTCGCGGCACTCATGTGCCAACGGACGCGGTCGGAGGCGCTACAGTTTCACTACGAACAGTGGCAAAAGGCACAGCTGGCTGCCGAAGCAGACGCTCACTGA
- the lepA gene encoding elongation factor 4 yields MRQEHIRNFCIIAHIDHGKSTLADRLLELTKTVEQRKMKEQLLDQMDLERERGITIKLQPVQMKYTYEGNEYHLNLIDTPGHVDFHYEVSRSLAAVEGAILLVDATKGVQAQTLANLYLAIEQGLEIVPVVNKIDLPNAEVEKAKNEIIHLIGCPETDILLASGKTGLGVQEVLERVIERVPAPVGDIEQPLRALIFDSVYDTYKGVVAFVRVVDGTVKRDDVLSMLGTSQVSVTVEVGHFAPALTPQPALRAGDIGYIATGLKDVAHCRVGDTITLENRHRDASAVSPLPGYREIKPAVYASLYPTDGEDYAFMRDALDKLKLNDAAFTFEPESNQALGRGFRCGFLGLLHLEIIQARLEREFELVPTITTPSVVYELQLYGQSARVPLFSPSDMPDPAGIDTIYEPYVALSIITPGEYLGNVMQLAQSIRSEYKNTEYIDEGRVIISFEAPLMDVIVNFHDELKSASSGYASMNYEPIGYRPSDVVKLDILVAGDKVEAFSRMVPARMAHLEGKKTVERLKEVLPRQAFAVALQAAIGAKVIARETISAFRKDVTGYMYGGDFSRKKKLLEKQKAGKKRMKETGRVTIPPKAFLEILKNK; encoded by the coding sequence ATGCGTCAGGAACACATCCGCAATTTCTGCATCATCGCCCATATTGACCATGGCAAGTCGACCCTGGCCGATCGCCTCTTGGAGCTGACCAAGACGGTCGAGCAGCGCAAGATGAAGGAACAGCTCCTCGATCAGATGGATCTGGAGCGCGAGCGTGGCATCACCATCAAGCTGCAGCCGGTCCAGATGAAGTACACCTACGAGGGGAACGAATACCACCTCAACCTCATCGATACGCCGGGCCATGTTGATTTTCATTACGAGGTGTCTCGGTCGCTCGCGGCGGTCGAGGGCGCGATCCTCCTCGTCGATGCGACCAAGGGTGTGCAGGCTCAAACCTTGGCCAATCTCTATCTCGCGATCGAGCAGGGGCTCGAGATCGTCCCAGTCGTGAACAAAATCGATCTGCCGAATGCCGAGGTGGAGAAAGCGAAGAATGAAATCATCCACCTCATCGGTTGTCCCGAAACAGACATCCTGCTCGCGTCCGGCAAGACGGGCCTTGGCGTCCAAGAGGTGCTCGAGCGTGTCATCGAGCGTGTCCCGGCGCCGGTGGGGGACATCGAGCAGCCGCTCCGGGCACTCATCTTTGATTCAGTGTATGACACGTACAAGGGCGTCGTAGCCTTTGTCCGCGTCGTCGACGGGACCGTGAAGCGCGACGATGTACTCTCGATGCTTGGGACATCACAGGTATCCGTCACTGTCGAAGTCGGACATTTTGCGCCAGCACTCACGCCTCAACCAGCGCTTCGAGCGGGTGATATCGGCTATATCGCGACCGGACTGAAAGATGTCGCCCACTGCCGGGTCGGCGATACGATCACGCTCGAAAATCGGCATCGTGATGCGAGCGCCGTCTCACCACTGCCGGGTTATCGCGAGATCAAGCCGGCCGTGTATGCGAGTCTGTATCCGACGGATGGTGAGGATTATGCTTTCATGCGCGATGCGCTCGACAAGCTGAAGTTGAATGACGCCGCTTTCACGTTCGAGCCCGAGAGCAATCAGGCGCTGGGCCGGGGGTTTCGCTGTGGCTTCCTCGGCCTCCTCCACCTGGAGATCATCCAGGCTAGGCTGGAACGTGAATTCGAGCTCGTCCCAACCATCACGACCCCCTCGGTCGTCTACGAGCTCCAGCTGTACGGCCAATCCGCGCGCGTGCCACTCTTTTCGCCATCGGACATGCCGGATCCGGCGGGGATCGATACTATCTACGAGCCGTATGTCGCGCTCTCCATCATCACGCCGGGCGAATACCTCGGCAATGTGATGCAACTCGCTCAGTCGATCCGCTCCGAGTACAAGAACACCGAGTATATCGACGAGGGCCGGGTCATTATTTCGTTCGAGGCGCCGCTTATGGACGTGATTGTGAATTTCCACGACGAGCTGAAGAGCGCATCATCAGGGTATGCCTCGATGAACTATGAGCCGATCGGCTATCGGCCGAGCGATGTAGTGAAGCTCGATATCCTCGTCGCTGGGGACAAGGTCGAGGCATTTTCACGCATGGTGCCAGCCCGGATGGCTCACCTGGAAGGCAAGAAGACTGTCGAACGGCTGAAAGAAGTCTTGCCGCGGCAGGCCTTTGCGGTCGCACTCCAGGCGGCCATCGGGGCCAAGGTTATCGCCCGTGAGACGATCTCGGCGTTTCGGAAAGACGTGACGGGCTACATGTATGGCGGCGACTTCAGTCGTAAGAAGAAATTGCTCGAGAAGCAGAAAGCCGGCAAGAAGCGGATGAAGGAAACCGGCCGCGTCACCATCCCGCCCAAAGCCTTCCTCGAAATCTTGAAGAACAAATAA
- the mltG gene encoding endolytic transglycosylase MltG gives MRLIISMVKAVGVVFVVAVVIGGVSYAYLLNRADSARGMLSENQRFTIQSGEGVVSIAERLDKAGIIDGSLTFIAYAVKTGLYKQFQVGEYSLSGQLSVPDIVDRFVAGKVVPAGVRITFPEGWTMHEMAERLTANGLAGADFLAIAARPFPKWQERYPFLADLPAGASLEGYLFPDTYIFPAQATGELIVNELLKNFGEKAEPVITAGLTTRGLSFHNVITLASIIEEEGRTEADRKNISDVFRKRLAVGQALQSDATINYIHGTAKDQPTFEDLKSTSPYNTYVHTGLPPGPIGNPSLMSINAALYPTSNPYFYFLIDPETRITYFAEDFDGHSRNRAAHGL, from the coding sequence ATGCGTCTCATCATCAGCATGGTGAAGGCGGTAGGGGTAGTGTTCGTCGTGGCTGTGGTGATCGGCGGGGTTTCATATGCGTATCTCTTGAACCGTGCTGATTCGGCGCGGGGGATGCTGTCAGAAAACCAGCGCTTCACCATCCAGAGTGGGGAAGGGGTGGTGTCGATCGCCGAGCGGCTCGACAAAGCGGGGATCATTGATGGTTCGCTCACCTTCATCGCGTATGCGGTAAAGACGGGTTTGTACAAGCAGTTCCAAGTCGGTGAATATAGTCTCTCTGGCCAATTGTCAGTACCGGATATCGTCGATCGATTCGTCGCGGGTAAGGTCGTTCCGGCGGGCGTCCGTATCACGTTTCCTGAGGGGTGGACCATGCATGAGATGGCCGAGCGACTCACTGCCAATGGCTTAGCGGGCGCTGACTTCCTGGCAATTGCTGCCCGACCGTTTCCGAAGTGGCAGGAACGTTATCCATTTCTGGCGGACTTGCCAGCGGGCGCGAGTCTCGAGGGGTATCTCTTTCCGGATACCTACATTTTCCCCGCCCAGGCCACGGGTGAACTGATCGTCAATGAATTGCTGAAGAATTTCGGGGAGAAGGCCGAACCGGTCATCACTGCCGGGCTAACCACGCGGGGATTGTCATTCCATAATGTGATCACCCTCGCTTCCATCATCGAAGAGGAAGGCCGGACTGAGGCTGACCGGAAAAATATCAGCGATGTGTTCCGGAAGCGCTTGGCGGTCGGTCAGGCCCTGCAGAGCGATGCGACGATCAATTATATCCACGGTACCGCCAAAGACCAGCCGACATTTGAGGATCTGAAGTCAACCTCGCCCTATAATACGTATGTGCATACTGGGCTACCTCCGGGTCCGATCGGCAATCCGAGCCTGATGTCGATCAATGCAGCGCTTTACCCGACGAGCAATCCCTACTTCTACTTCCTGATCGACCCCGAAACGCGTATCACTTACTTCGCTGAGGATTTCGACGGTCACAGCCGAAATCGCGCCGCGCACGGCCTCTAG
- a CDS encoding ribonuclease HI family protein, with product MQKIIVYTDGGSRGNPGPAALGVYLETLGKRYGEFLGVRTNNEAEYAAIASALKKTRSLLGKAKAKTAEIECRMDSQLACRQLNHEYKIENAKLQPYFLEVWNLMLDFHSVAFVHVPREENTIADAEANLAMDEAAEKKGMF from the coding sequence ATGCAAAAGATAATCGTGTATACGGACGGCGGCTCACGGGGGAATCCGGGACCGGCGGCTCTCGGTGTGTATCTCGAGACGCTGGGTAAGCGCTATGGCGAATTCCTCGGTGTCCGGACAAACAATGAAGCGGAATACGCGGCGATCGCATCCGCGCTGAAGAAGACGAGATCACTTTTGGGAAAAGCGAAGGCGAAGACGGCGGAGATCGAGTGTCGGATGGATTCGCAACTGGCGTGCCGGCAGCTGAACCACGAGTACAAGATCGAGAACGCGAAGCTTCAGCCGTACTTTCTCGAAGTTTGGAATCTGATGCTTGATTTTCATTCGGTCGCCTTCGTCCATGTGCCACGGGAAGAGAACACGATTGCCGATGCCGAAGCGAACCTTGCGATGGATGAGGCGGCGGAGAAAAAAGGGATGTTCTAG
- a CDS encoding ABC transporter ATP-binding protein, whose protein sequence is MIQVRGLEKTYESDGVATRALIGANFAIEKGEFLAIMGPSGSGKSTLMQVLGLLDRATGGEYFLDGKDVTKFSDDELARLRNKKVGFIFQAFNLLPKTTVSENVELPLLYDDAADASNHVRVEAALEAVDMTRRANYLSNQLSGGEKQRVAIARALVNDPDIIFADEPTGNLDSKAGLQVMAILQRLNEGGRTIILVTHETATAEHAKRILRMVDGEIIADEAVEKRRIANSETELLK, encoded by the coding sequence CTGATACAAGTTCGCGGTTTGGAAAAGACCTATGAAAGTGATGGCGTTGCAACGCGCGCACTCATCGGGGCGAATTTTGCAATCGAAAAAGGCGAGTTCCTCGCGATCATGGGACCATCAGGATCGGGCAAGTCGACCTTGATGCAGGTTTTGGGCTTGCTCGATCGGGCGACGGGTGGAGAGTATTTCCTGGATGGCAAAGATGTGACGAAGTTTTCCGATGATGAACTGGCGCGACTCAGGAATAAGAAGGTCGGGTTTATTTTCCAGGCGTTCAATCTGTTGCCCAAGACGACGGTTTCGGAAAATGTTGAGCTTCCGCTCCTGTACGATGATGCCGCTGACGCGTCGAATCACGTGCGGGTCGAGGCGGCGCTCGAAGCGGTCGATATGACTCGCCGAGCGAATTATCTTTCGAATCAGCTTTCCGGCGGGGAAAAGCAACGGGTTGCTATCGCCCGCGCTTTGGTAAACGATCCGGACATTATATTTGCGGATGAGCCAACCGGAAATCTGGATTCCAAAGCTGGACTCCAGGTGATGGCTATCTTGCAGCGACTGAATGAAGGGGGGCGAACCATCATTCTGGTAACGCATGAGACCGCGACGGCAGAGCATGCGAAGCGCATCCTCCGAATGGTTGACGGGGAAATCATCGCGGATGAAGCGGTCGAGAAGCGGCGAATCGCGAACAGCGAAACCGAGCTGCTCAAATAG
- a CDS encoding response regulator, producing the protein MSDEETRILLVDDDAETRDIYSQFLQETGFIVDEAENGLDALQRMESAKPDLIMSGIIMPKMDGFTLVQTLKQNIETSKIPIVFLSHLGRQEDEHRSKELGVDDFIVRDTTPLKEVAVRIRALLSAVEYIVALDPASFDAKRFAADMGLPENFVSPDGVNGRYVLRLRITDVSRKRFSGEVISA; encoded by the coding sequence ATGAGTGATGAAGAAACTCGGATCCTGCTCGTTGACGATGATGCGGAGACGCGCGATATTTACTCTCAATTTCTCCAAGAGACCGGTTTCATCGTCGATGAAGCAGAGAATGGCCTCGACGCGTTGCAGCGGATGGAGTCGGCAAAACCAGACCTCATTATGAGTGGTATCATCATGCCAAAGATGGATGGGTTCACCTTGGTTCAGACGTTGAAGCAGAATATCGAGACGTCCAAGATCCCGATCGTTTTTCTGTCCCATCTCGGACGACAGGAAGATGAACATCGATCCAAAGAACTTGGCGTGGATGATTTCATTGTTCGGGATACGACACCGCTCAAGGAAGTGGCGGTGCGAATTCGCGCGCTACTCTCGGCGGTGGAGTACATCGTCGCTCTCGACCCAGCGAGCTTCGATGCCAAGCGCTTTGCTGCAGATATGGGATTGCCGGAGAACTTTGTCAGCCCCGATGGCGTCAATGGTCGCTACGTGCTGCGTTTGCGGATCACTGACGTGAGCCGCAAGCGTTTCAGTGGAGAAGTCATCAGTGCGTGA